The Deltaproteobacteria bacterium genome window below encodes:
- a CDS encoding DUF4573 domain-containing protein encodes MTLTSMWIEERSNPARRRATRRTRLALAMVGCLTIGLGLDREAQAAPPYPDDITPGELRGISMNPGDPWGLGYWEYLPSNYDDLAPGETLPLLVFLPGIGEYDDVSVCPGNTDVCDAAACGGDGLCRNLTWGPQQHMRVGAWDDGDRPFIFVSPQNDVPPFSTTEWNIAELDAFFEYIIDNYPVDPRRLYLTGMSQGGRGVLQYVNVHARRFTAVAPMPGGVIFPTEVGCNFEDTGLWIFHGENDNNANLGVGTFSPCWMVQVEDMYQHPGNYPGYAACTNRVGDPHPPGRISMFDNVGHFAWVQAIDPVNSGFPNAEWPSDQGCGIAADFYPYAAANDADGVYSWFLSLDRPDVTPPDDLAATIDGDPVELVASVIDDDAITWEWTQTSGPAATLDGADSGTLALTDLLPFSVYTFEVRAVDADGQWDMEEVVLTTLAEVGGSTGTIDPSGGGSTGIIDPTGGGSTGIIDPSGGGSTGVDPSVGSTGIDPSGGDTAIDPSVGSTGIDPSAGSTGIDPSAGSTGIDPSAGSTGIDPSAGSTGVDPSAGSTGGGETSSGAETTSGAETTSAGSTGAGSTGGAETSGGGSTGGGESSGTGASGGPTTTATTDASASASDTVADTTDGASASASASASGATASASDTASAGDTEATGDTAGITGEEPLGCACTTDPSRDPAHGLPWASVVGLGLLRRVRRRRS; translated from the coding sequence GTGACCCTGACATCGATGTGGATCGAGGAGCGATCGAACCCTGCACGACGCCGCGCGACCAGGCGGACCCGGCTGGCGCTCGCGATGGTGGGCTGCTTGACGATCGGCCTCGGCCTCGATCGCGAGGCCCAGGCCGCACCGCCCTACCCCGACGACATCACGCCGGGTGAGCTGCGCGGCATCTCGATGAACCCCGGCGATCCGTGGGGCCTCGGCTACTGGGAGTACCTGCCGAGCAACTACGACGACCTCGCGCCCGGCGAGACCCTGCCGCTGCTGGTGTTCCTGCCGGGCATCGGCGAGTACGACGACGTCTCGGTGTGCCCCGGCAACACCGACGTCTGCGACGCGGCCGCGTGTGGCGGCGACGGCCTGTGCCGCAACCTCACCTGGGGCCCGCAGCAGCACATGCGCGTGGGCGCGTGGGACGACGGCGATCGACCGTTCATCTTCGTGTCGCCGCAGAACGACGTGCCGCCGTTCTCGACCACCGAGTGGAACATCGCCGAGCTCGACGCCTTCTTCGAGTACATCATCGACAACTACCCGGTCGATCCGCGGCGGCTCTACCTCACCGGCATGAGCCAGGGTGGCCGCGGCGTGCTGCAGTACGTCAACGTGCACGCGCGCCGCTTCACCGCGGTCGCACCGATGCCCGGCGGCGTGATCTTCCCGACCGAGGTCGGTTGCAACTTCGAGGACACCGGCCTGTGGATCTTCCACGGCGAGAACGACAACAACGCCAACCTCGGCGTCGGCACCTTCAGCCCCTGCTGGATGGTGCAGGTCGAGGACATGTACCAGCACCCGGGCAACTACCCCGGCTATGCCGCGTGCACCAACCGCGTGGGCGACCCGCACCCGCCGGGCCGCATCTCGATGTTCGACAACGTCGGTCACTTCGCGTGGGTCCAGGCCATCGACCCCGTCAACTCGGGCTTCCCCAACGCCGAGTGGCCCAGCGATCAGGGCTGCGGCATCGCGGCCGACTTCTACCCGTACGCCGCGGCCAACGACGCCGACGGGGTGTACTCGTGGTTCCTCTCGCTCGACCGCCCCGACGTCACCCCACCGGACGACCTCGCGGCGACGATCGACGGCGACCCCGTCGAGTTGGTCGCGAGCGTGATCGATGACGACGCGATCACGTGGGAGTGGACGCAGACCTCGGGCCCCGCCGCGACCCTCGATGGCGCCGACTCCGGCACGCTCGCGCTGACCGACCTGCTGCCGTTCTCGGTCTACACCTTCGAGGTGCGCGCGGTGGATGCCGATGGCCAGTGGGACATGGAGGAGGTCGTGCTGACCACGCTCGCCGAGGTCGGTGGCTCGACCGGCACCATCGATCCGTCCGGTGGTGGCTCGACCGGCATCATCGATCCCACGGGTGGTGGCTCGACCGGCATCATCGATCCCTCGGGCGGTGGCTCGACCGGCGTCGATCCGTCGGTGGGCTCCACCGGCATCGATCCCTCCGGCGGCGACACGGCCATCGATCCGTCCGTGGGCTCGACCGGCATCGATCCCTCGGCGGGCTCCACCGGCATCGATCCTTCCGCGGGCTCCACCGGCATCGATCCTTCGGCGGGCTCCACCGGCATCGATCCCTCCGCAGGCTCGACCGGCGTCGATCCTTCCGCGGGCTCGACCGGTGGCGGTGAGACCAGCAGCGGTGCGGAAACCACCAGCGGCGCCGAGACCACCAGCGCCGGCTCGACCGGCGCCGGCTCGACCGGTGGTGCCGAGACCAGCGGCGGTGGCTCGACCGGCGGCGGCGAGTCCAGTGGCACCGGCGCGAGCGGTGGCCCCACGACCACCGCGACCACCGACGCGAGCGCCTCGGCGAGCGACACCGTCGCCGACACCACCGACGGTGCGTCGGCGTCGGCATCGGCGTCGGCATCGGGTGCCACCGCGTCCGCGAGCGACACCGCGAGCGCGGGCGACACCGAGGCCACCGGCGACACCGCGGGCATCACGGGCGAAGAGCCGCTCGGCTGCGCCTGCACCACCGACCCGTCGAGGGATCCAGCGCACGGTCTGCCGTGGGCCTCGGTGGTGGGCCTGGGCCTGTTGCGTCGCGTGCGACGGCGACGCAGCTGA
- the eno gene encoding phosphopyruvate hydratase: MSSIVDVHAREILDSRGNPTLEVEITTEAGNVGRAAVPSGASTGEFEAHEMRDGDKSRFGGKGVLHAVANVTDRLAEVVIGLDAIDQAAVDAALCSADGTPNKRSLGANALLGVSLANARAAAQDVGLPLFRYLGGTLACTLPVPLMNVINGGAHADNNLDFQESMLVPHGFDSFPDALRAGVETFHALKKLLHDAGKTTAVGDEGGFAPDLATNGEALALLTRAIEAAGYRPGEQISLALDVAASEFYDRDKQVYTLAGEGGRQLDAGELTELYADLADRFPLVSIEDGMAEEDWDGWKTLTDRLGARVQLVGDDLFVTNPVRLRRGIEMGVANALLVKVNQIGTLTETQVAIRTAHRARYRCIVSHRSGETGDDFIADLAVSCEAGQIKTGSASRSDRVEKYNQLLRIHELLGASARFAGRESLRRA; the protein is encoded by the coding sequence ATGAGCAGCATCGTCGACGTGCACGCCCGCGAGATCCTCGACTCGCGCGGCAACCCGACCCTCGAGGTCGAAATCACCACCGAAGCCGGCAACGTCGGACGTGCTGCAGTGCCCTCGGGTGCCAGCACCGGCGAGTTCGAGGCCCACGAGATGCGCGACGGCGACAAGTCGCGCTTCGGCGGCAAGGGCGTGCTGCATGCGGTCGCCAACGTGACCGATCGACTCGCCGAGGTCGTGATCGGCCTCGACGCGATCGATCAGGCGGCGGTCGACGCCGCGCTGTGCTCGGCCGACGGCACGCCCAACAAGCGCTCGCTCGGCGCCAACGCACTGCTCGGGGTCTCGCTCGCCAACGCCCGCGCCGCCGCGCAGGACGTGGGCCTGCCGCTGTTCCGCTACCTCGGCGGCACGCTCGCGTGCACGCTGCCGGTGCCGCTGATGAACGTCATCAACGGCGGCGCCCATGCCGACAACAACCTCGACTTCCAGGAGTCGATGCTGGTGCCGCACGGCTTCGACAGCTTCCCGGATGCACTGCGTGCCGGGGTCGAGACCTTCCACGCGCTCAAGAAGCTGCTGCACGACGCCGGCAAGACCACCGCGGTCGGTGACGAGGGTGGCTTCGCGCCCGACCTCGCGACCAACGGCGAGGCGCTCGCGCTGCTGACCCGCGCGATCGAGGCGGCCGGCTACCGCCCCGGCGAGCAGATCAGCCTCGCGCTCGACGTCGCGGCCTCGGAGTTCTACGACCGCGACAAGCAGGTCTACACCCTCGCCGGCGAGGGCGGCCGCCAGCTCGATGCCGGCGAGCTCACCGAGCTCTACGCCGATCTCGCCGATCGCTTCCCGCTGGTGTCGATCGAGGACGGCATGGCCGAGGAGGACTGGGACGGCTGGAAGACCCTCACCGATCGCCTCGGTGCGCGGGTGCAGCTGGTCGGCGACGATCTGTTCGTGACCAACCCCGTGCGGCTGCGTCGCGGCATCGAGATGGGCGTCGCCAACGCGTTGCTCGTCAAGGTCAACCAGATCGGCACGCTCACCGAGACCCAGGTCGCGATCCGCACCGCCCACCGGGCGCGCTACCGCTGCATCGTGTCGCACCGCAGCGGCGAGACCGGCGACGACTTCATCGCCGACCTCGCGGTCTCGTGCGAGGCCGGTCAGATCAAGACCGGCAGCGCGTCGCGCTCGGACCGCGTCGAGAAGTACAACCAGCTGCTGCGGATCCACGAGCTGCTCGGGGCCTCCGCGCGCTTCGCCGGCCGCGAGTCGCTGCGACGCGCATGA
- a CDS encoding insulinase family protein has translation MAAPRPARATVAPWLLAACLAVPALAPTPAAVAAPPATATPPATATPPATATPPATATPPATATPPATATPPATATPPATATPPATGEDVESSPRSDDGTQSLAIDTVLPCGLRLVVAQDLTLPVAASVLAIETGTEDDPKELPGLVHALTFQLLEGNRDWAPGGIARMIHDGGGVTSLAVGAAQVRFEALVPASLLQDVLGAEASRLRAPTVSEPLWRDALRWARRDRGRGSTVAPAVRAAAHDAPGIAHDGRVVTPELEALKPRAIEAQLAERFTYDRATLVLVSPIAPDQVYALALAAFADLPATPRRARDRTAPTRQGSAPRVIEAKGTSGTFVWPIAADVASAAWAQVVCSALNHLKRDTSEPTRARLRCAIEDEPRRAVMLVRATGVDDPLALTRGRQARLLADDLAIFERERDRIVAELAQELRTPLPLARHLARTRTTAVAAEASPMRPLSQLLGASALAMPLSPVPEPLAPLLDVAAAVHAVDPTRGPAPATTPAATEVPR, from the coding sequence GTGGCAGCGCCCCGGCCTGCGCGCGCGACGGTGGCCCCGTGGCTGCTGGCCGCGTGCCTGGCCGTGCCCGCGCTGGCCCCGACGCCCGCGGCTGTCGCGGCGCCACCGGCCACCGCGACACCACCGGCCACCGCGACACCACCGGCCACCGCGACCCCGCCGGCCACCGCGACACCACCGGCCACCGCGACACCACCGGCCACCGCGACCCCGCCGGCCACCGCGACCCCGCCGGCCACCGCGACCCCGCCGGCCACCGGCGAGGACGTCGAGTCGAGTCCACGTAGCGACGACGGCACGCAGTCGTTGGCAATCGACACCGTGCTGCCCTGCGGACTCCGCCTGGTGGTCGCGCAGGATCTGACGCTGCCGGTCGCCGCGAGCGTGCTGGCGATCGAGACCGGCACCGAGGACGACCCCAAGGAGCTGCCCGGGCTGGTCCACGCGCTCACGTTCCAGCTGCTCGAGGGCAACCGCGACTGGGCCCCCGGCGGCATCGCGCGGATGATCCACGACGGTGGCGGCGTGACCTCGCTGGCGGTCGGTGCGGCACAGGTACGCTTCGAGGCGTTGGTGCCCGCGTCGCTGCTGCAAGACGTGCTCGGCGCAGAGGCGTCGCGACTGCGCGCACCCACGGTCAGCGAACCGCTGTGGCGCGACGCGCTGCGCTGGGCCCGACGCGATCGCGGCCGCGGCAGCACCGTAGCGCCGGCCGTGCGCGCCGCCGCCCACGATGCCCCCGGCATCGCGCACGACGGCCGCGTCGTCACCCCCGAGCTCGAGGCGCTCAAGCCCCGCGCGATCGAGGCCCAGCTCGCCGAGCGCTTCACCTACGACCGCGCGACCCTGGTGCTGGTCTCGCCGATTGCACCCGACCAGGTCTACGCGCTGGCGCTGGCGGCCTTCGCCGATCTGCCGGCCACGCCGCGACGCGCCCGCGACCGCACCGCGCCCACGCGCCAGGGCAGCGCTCCGCGCGTGATCGAGGCCAAGGGCACCAGCGGCACCTTCGTGTGGCCGATCGCGGCCGACGTGGCGAGCGCGGCGTGGGCCCAGGTCGTGTGCAGCGCGCTCAACCATCTCAAGCGCGACACCAGCGAGCCCACCCGCGCGCGCCTGCGCTGCGCGATCGAGGACGAGCCGCGACGCGCGGTCATGCTCGTGCGTGCGACCGGCGTCGACGACCCGCTCGCGCTGACCCGCGGACGCCAGGCGCGACTGCTCGCCGACGACCTCGCGATCTTCGAGCGTGAGCGCGACCGCATCGTCGCGGAGCTGGCCCAGGAGCTGCGCACGCCGCTGCCGCTGGCGCGCCACCTCGCGCGCACCCGCACCACGGCGGTCGCCGCCGAGGCCTCGCCGATGCGACCGCTGTCGCAGCTGCTGGGGGCCAGCGCGCTGGCGATGCCACTGTCGCCGGTGCCCGAGCCGCTGGCCCCGCTGCTCGATGTCGCCGCGGCGGTGCACGCCGTCGACCCCACCCGCGGGCCCGCGCCGGCCACGACCCCTGCAGCGACCGAGGTGCCGCGATGA
- a CDS encoding thioredoxin domain-containing protein gives MNATLRSSLCAAVLLALVVPAGCIESRPHRGRQRAEKAAAAPVVRTDPNAVDGSLDRIVTGERMRVDYDADDAMTGATTPLVTIVEFSDFECPFCGRLAEQLSGVLARYPDDVRLVFKQFPLAMHAHAEPAARAAVAAGAQGKFWEMHDRLFADRSKLGDDDLLAHAEAIGLDRTAFATALAAPATGARVREQMQEGSVLELSSTPTFFVNGRKFSGAKDAETIAQIVDEEIVVARALMAAGAKREDLYAHFMRAATPGAGTPPKLDPEHKRGEASAQANYAVPVGADRPSVGPDDAAVTLIAYIDYGTEPGDAAFPTLRAVKQKHPEIRIAFRFLPGTRETIAAAKSLIAAGRQDKDKTWALHERFVAAGKGIAGAPLRRHAREVELDLERFDRDVEDPAVAAMLEEDRAVIETVRGTAPPPFFLINGRFVGHDTTVEQIDALIAEEATKAAAFAKAEGVAAAELYEAMRKSWRGYRIIEGVAKAPRMAAGAPTAGNAAAAAAEGAIADTPVLGDPAKAKVTIVACTDFDCPACARGAKVLQTLRERYGDALAIQFRHNAPGGRHTADAAHLAAIAAARQDKFWQLHDLLYANKSARSEAALAKLAAQADIELEAWNLARTDEALRARIQEDTAACASLGLAALPSYAVAGTTIKGAQPIDRFTAVIDAALTK, from the coding sequence ATGAACGCAACGCTCCGATCCTCCCTGTGCGCCGCCGTGCTCCTGGCGCTGGTGGTCCCCGCTGGCTGCATCGAGAGCCGCCCGCATCGCGGTCGCCAGCGCGCCGAGAAAGCCGCCGCCGCGCCGGTCGTCCGCACCGATCCGAACGCGGTCGACGGCAGCCTCGATCGCATCGTCACCGGCGAGCGCATGCGCGTCGACTACGACGCCGACGACGCGATGACCGGCGCGACGACCCCGCTGGTGACCATCGTCGAGTTCAGCGACTTCGAGTGCCCCTTCTGCGGGCGCCTGGCGGAGCAGCTGTCCGGCGTGCTGGCCCGCTACCCCGACGACGTGCGGCTGGTCTTCAAGCAGTTCCCGCTGGCGATGCACGCCCACGCCGAGCCGGCCGCGCGTGCGGCGGTGGCCGCCGGGGCCCAGGGCAAGTTCTGGGAGATGCACGATCGCCTCTTCGCCGACCGCAGCAAGCTCGGCGACGACGACCTGCTCGCCCACGCCGAGGCCATCGGCCTCGATCGCACCGCGTTCGCGACCGCACTGGCGGCCCCCGCCACCGGCGCACGCGTGCGCGAGCAGATGCAGGAGGGCAGCGTACTCGAGCTGTCGTCGACCCCGACGTTCTTCGTCAACGGCCGCAAGTTCAGCGGCGCGAAGGATGCAGAAACCATCGCGCAGATCGTCGACGAGGAGATCGTCGTCGCGCGCGCGCTGATGGCCGCGGGGGCCAAGCGCGAGGATCTCTACGCCCACTTCATGCGCGCCGCGACCCCCGGCGCCGGCACGCCGCCGAAGCTCGACCCCGAGCACAAGCGGGGCGAGGCCAGCGCCCAGGCCAACTACGCGGTGCCGGTGGGCGCCGATCGCCCGAGCGTGGGTCCCGACGACGCCGCCGTCACCCTCATCGCGTACATCGACTACGGCACCGAGCCCGGCGACGCCGCCTTCCCGACGCTGCGCGCGGTGAAGCAGAAGCACCCCGAGATCCGCATCGCGTTCCGCTTCCTGCCCGGCACCCGCGAGACCATCGCGGCCGCAAAGTCGCTGATCGCGGCCGGTCGCCAGGACAAGGACAAGACCTGGGCGCTGCACGAGCGCTTCGTCGCGGCCGGCAAGGGCATCGCCGGCGCACCGCTGCGTCGCCACGCCCGCGAGGTCGAGCTCGACCTCGAGCGCTTCGATCGCGATGTCGAAGACCCCGCGGTCGCAGCGATGCTCGAGGAGGACCGCGCGGTGATCGAGACCGTCCGTGGCACCGCGCCGCCGCCGTTCTTCCTCATCAACGGCCGCTTCGTCGGCCACGACACCACGGTCGAGCAGATCGACGCCCTCATCGCCGAGGAGGCCACCAAGGCGGCCGCCTTCGCCAAGGCCGAGGGCGTCGCCGCGGCGGAGCTTTACGAGGCCATGCGCAAGTCTTGGCGGGGCTATCGCATCATCGAGGGCGTGGCCAAGGCGCCGCGCATGGCCGCCGGCGCGCCCACGGCCGGCAACGCCGCGGCGGCCGCGGCCGAGGGCGCGATCGCGGACACGCCGGTGCTCGGCGACCCCGCCAAGGCGAAGGTCACCATCGTCGCGTGCACCGACTTCGATTGCCCTGCGTGCGCACGCGGAGCCAAGGTGTTGCAGACCCTTCGCGAGCGCTACGGCGATGCGCTCGCGATCCAGTTCCGCCACAACGCGCCCGGCGGCCGGCACACCGCCGACGCCGCGCACCTGGCCGCAATCGCGGCCGCGCGCCAGGACAAGTTCTGGCAGCTCCACGACCTGCTGTACGCCAACAAGAGCGCGCGCAGCGAGGCCGCGCTGGCCAAGCTCGCGGCACAGGCGGACATCGAGCTCGAGGCATGGAACCTCGCGCGCACCGACGAGGCCCTGCGCGCGCGCATCCAGGAGGACACCGCCGCGTGCGCGTCGCTGGGCCTCGCGGCACTGCCGTCCTACGCCGTCGCCGGCACCACCATCAAGGGCGCGCAGCCGATCGATCGCTTCACCGCCGTCATCGACGCCGCGCTCACGAAGTAG
- a CDS encoding amino acid permease, translated as MTASPAEGTLRRTAGAVTLWSLGVGYVISGDYFGWNFGLREGLPAMLAATAIMAAMYLALCFCIAELACATPVAGGPFAFARRAFGPAGGFFTGLVVALEYTIAPAVIAAGLAGYAQGWLTAIVPEHAAALASWTPVVAYASCIAINLAGAAVSLRALFVVTALAAATLLAWALAVALALPDDAWSRLLAQPGAPLSPRRIAAALPAAGWFFLAIEGVPMAAEESRDPVRDLPRGMLAAMATLAVFAAMVALLGPLATGVAPLAESGNPLPAAIEVGYGRGVWFTIVTAVGSLGLFASMLSIVYAYSRQIFALARAGHLPPWLARTNARQVPAAALVVPGVVGLLALAITGWLAPDGVAPADLLMQVAVFAALASYVAIAASFWRLRGQAPTLPRPYRTPGGRVTASAVIVLAAVALLGAGLFGVAAGHALLTLLAVLAAGGVYFVVVVRPRIAGHTLAQELAIIAAAEHGAAAADDDATS; from the coding sequence ATGACCGCGTCGCCGGCCGAGGGCACGTTGCGACGCACCGCCGGTGCCGTGACGCTGTGGTCGCTCGGCGTCGGCTACGTCATCTCGGGCGACTACTTCGGGTGGAACTTCGGGCTGCGCGAGGGGCTGCCGGCGATGCTCGCGGCCACCGCGATCATGGCCGCGATGTACCTCGCGCTGTGCTTCTGCATCGCCGAGCTGGCCTGCGCGACGCCGGTGGCCGGTGGTCCGTTCGCGTTCGCGCGGCGGGCGTTCGGACCCGCGGGCGGCTTCTTCACCGGCTTGGTGGTCGCGCTCGAGTACACCATCGCGCCGGCCGTGATCGCGGCGGGCCTGGCGGGCTACGCCCAGGGTTGGCTGACGGCGATCGTGCCCGAGCACGCGGCCGCGCTGGCGTCGTGGACCCCGGTCGTCGCCTATGCGTCGTGCATCGCGATCAACCTCGCCGGCGCCGCGGTGTCGCTGCGGGCATTGTTCGTCGTCACCGCGCTGGCGGCTGCGACCCTGCTCGCGTGGGCACTCGCGGTCGCGCTCGCGCTGCCCGACGACGCGTGGTCGCGGCTGCTCGCACAGCCCGGTGCCCCGTTGTCGCCGCGTCGCATCGCGGCCGCACTGCCGGCCGCGGGCTGGTTCTTCCTCGCCATCGAGGGCGTGCCGATGGCCGCCGAGGAGAGCCGTGACCCCGTACGCGACCTGCCGCGGGGGATGCTCGCCGCGATGGCGACGCTGGCGGTGTTCGCCGCGATGGTCGCGCTGCTGGGCCCGCTGGCCACCGGGGTCGCGCCGCTGGCCGAGTCGGGCAACCCGCTGCCGGCCGCGATCGAGGTCGGCTACGGCCGCGGCGTGTGGTTCACGATCGTCACCGCGGTCGGCAGCCTGGGGCTGTTCGCGAGCATGCTCTCGATCGTCTACGCCTACTCGCGGCAGATCTTCGCACTCGCGCGGGCGGGACACCTGCCGCCGTGGCTCGCCCGCACCAATGCGCGCCAGGTGCCGGCCGCGGCGCTGGTGGTGCCGGGGGTGGTGGGCCTGCTCGCGCTCGCGATCACCGGCTGGCTCGCACCCGACGGGGTCGCGCCGGCGGACCTCTTGATGCAGGTGGCGGTGTTCGCTGCGCTGGCGTCGTACGTCGCGATCGCGGCCAGCTTCTGGCGGCTGCGCGGACAGGCACCGACGCTGCCGCGACCGTACCGCACGCCCGGCGGCCGCGTGACCGCATCGGCGGTGATCGTGCTGGCGGCGGTCGCGTTGCTCGGCGCGGGGCTGTTCGGCGTCGCGGCCGGCCATGCGTTGCTCACGTTGCTCGCCGTGCTCGCGGCCGGCGGCGTGTACTTCGTGGTCGTGGTGCGGCCGCGGATTGCCGGGCACACGCTGGCGCAGGAGCTCGCGATCATCGCGGCGGCCGAGCACGGTGCGGCCGCCGCGGACGACGACGCTACTTCGTGA
- the rpmB gene encoding 50S ribosomal protein L28, whose product MSKECIVTGKRPAPGMNVSHSHVRTKKRLLPNLHTKRYWVASENRWVKLKLSTSGMRNIDKRGIDTVLAELRARGEKI is encoded by the coding sequence ATGTCCAAGGAATGCATCGTCACCGGCAAGAGGCCCGCCCCGGGCATGAACGTCAGCCACTCGCACGTGCGCACCAAGAAGCGGCTGCTGCCGAACCTGCACACCAAGCGGTACTGGGTCGCGAGTGAGAACCGCTGGGTGAAGCTCAAGCTGTCCACCTCGGGCATGCGCAACATCGACAAGCGCGGCATCGACACCGTGCTCGCCGAGCTCCGCGCGCGCGGCGAGAAGATCTAG
- the queD gene encoding 6-carboxytetrahydropterin synthase QueD translates to MATHRRQYVIRVQTEFAAAHLLRGYAGACERIHGHTWKVEAEVATRELDELGMGLDVHELRRGLEAITGELDHRLLNEVSPFDEVNPTAENVACFVYARLARTLQARSGDRVRLRAITVREDDRSSVTYSEE, encoded by the coding sequence ATGGCCACGCACCGTCGGCAGTACGTCATTCGCGTGCAGACCGAGTTCGCCGCCGCACACCTGTTGCGCGGCTACGCCGGCGCGTGCGAGCGCATCCACGGCCACACCTGGAAGGTCGAGGCCGAGGTCGCGACGCGCGAGCTCGACGAGCTCGGCATGGGCCTCGACGTCCACGAGCTGCGCCGCGGACTCGAGGCCATCACTGGCGAGCTCGATCATCGGCTGCTGAACGAGGTGTCGCCGTTCGACGAGGTCAACCCGACCGCCGAGAACGTCGCGTGCTTCGTCTATGCCCGGCTCGCGCGCACGCTGCAGGCTCGCAGCGGTGACCGGGTGCGGCTGCGGGCGATCACCGTCCGCGAGGACGACCGCAGCAGCGTGACGTACTCCGAGGAGTAG
- a CDS encoding phospholipase D family protein, which yields MANRGSPPAMRAVWGTEHYELVVRRVLAARTSVWIATANVKELMVEPHGRPRARYHSVLAEFDRLARDGVELRLLHAGLPSGPFRAQFDALPRLVAGGLALRQCARVHMKTVVVDGSWAYVGSANWTGAGLGAKADGRRNFELGFVTTQEGTLDAVQAHFDRIWRGGECSDCRLRSSCEAPLDLPPPRASGATTVVAIGRPRGLKPAARRA from the coding sequence ATGGCGAACCGCGGCAGCCCACCAGCGATGCGAGCCGTGTGGGGCACCGAGCACTACGAGCTCGTCGTGCGCCGCGTGCTCGCGGCCCGCACCAGCGTGTGGATCGCGACCGCCAACGTGAAGGAGCTGATGGTCGAGCCCCACGGGCGGCCGCGGGCGCGCTACCACTCGGTGCTGGCCGAGTTCGATCGGCTGGCTCGCGACGGTGTCGAGCTGCGGCTGCTGCACGCGGGGCTGCCGTCGGGCCCGTTCCGTGCGCAGTTCGACGCGCTGCCGCGGCTGGTCGCCGGTGGACTCGCGCTGCGACAGTGCGCGCGCGTGCACATGAAGACGGTGGTGGTCGACGGCAGCTGGGCCTACGTCGGCTCGGCCAACTGGACCGGCGCCGGCCTCGGCGCCAAGGCCGACGGTCGGCGCAACTTCGAGCTCGGGTTCGTGACGACGCAGGAGGGCACGCTCGATGCCGTGCAGGCCCACTTCGATCGCATCTGGCGCGGCGGTGAGTGCAGCGACTGCCGCCTGCGCAGCTCGTGTGAGGCGCCGCTCGACCTGCCGCCGCCGCGGGCGAGCGGCGCGACCACGGTGGTCGCGATCGGACGTCCGCGCGGCTTGAAACCCGCGGCGCGCCGGGCATAG
- a CDS encoding ketoacyl-ACP synthase III, with product MPVKNIKIIGTGRYLPPKVVTNDDLSRTMDTSDEWIRERTGIRARRVVEGDTATSHLAARAIENACHDAGIEPSQLDGIIVGTCSQDTLFPSTACWVQDHLQIRGMPAFDVMAGCSSFLYGLEIASNWVAGNPDKRVAVCGAEVFSKILNWDDRRTSVLFGDGAGAAIVSGGHGDSGIMASNWGSDGTLASILQVPGGGTRMPASHASVDERAHTVHMEGSKVFRHAVTAMSQGLLEALATAGVTADDVDVFIPHQANLRIMEAARERAKIPLERVFSVLDDYGNISAASIPVAISEAREAGVLKDGQVLAMTAFGTGLTWAASVMRW from the coding sequence TTGCCCGTGAAGAACATCAAGATCATCGGCACCGGCCGCTACCTCCCGCCGAAGGTCGTCACCAACGACGACCTGTCGCGCACGATGGATACCTCGGACGAGTGGATTCGCGAGCGCACCGGGATCCGGGCCCGGCGCGTGGTCGAGGGTGACACCGCGACCTCGCACCTCGCGGCGCGCGCGATCGAGAACGCGTGCCACGATGCCGGCATCGAGCCCTCGCAGCTCGACGGCATCATCGTGGGCACCTGCTCGCAGGACACGCTGTTCCCGTCGACTGCGTGTTGGGTGCAGGACCACCTGCAGATCCGCGGCATGCCGGCGTTCGACGTGATGGCGGGCTGCTCGAGCTTCCTCTACGGCCTCGAGATCGCGTCGAACTGGGTCGCCGGCAACCCCGACAAGCGCGTGGCGGTGTGTGGCGCCGAGGTCTTCTCGAAGATCCTCAACTGGGACGATCGCCGCACCTCGGTGCTGTTCGGCGACGGTGCCGGTGCGGCCATCGTCTCGGGAGGCCACGGCGACAGCGGCATCATGGCGTCCAACTGGGGCAGCGACGGCACGCTCGCATCCATCCTGCAGGTGCCCGGCGGTGGCACGCGGATGCCGGCCTCCCACGCGAGCGTCGACGAGCGCGCCCACACCGTGCACATGGAGGGCAGCAAGGTGTTCCGCCACGCCGTCACGGCGATGAGCCAGGGCCTGCTCGAGGCGCTCGCGACCGCTGGCGTGACCGCCGACGACGTCGACGTCTTCATCCCGCACCAGGCCAACCTCCGCATCATGGAGGCCGCGCGCGAGCGGGCCAAGATCCCGCTCGAGCGGGTGTTCAGCGTGCTCGACGACTACGGCAACATCTCGGCCGCGTCGATTCCCGTCGCGATCTCCGAGGCCCGCGAGGCCGGTGTGCTCAAGGACGGCCAGGTGCTCGCGATGACCGCGTTCGGCACCGGGCTGACCTGGGCCGCCAGCGTCATGCGCTGGTAG